Proteins encoded together in one Bosea sp. (in: a-proteobacteria) window:
- a CDS encoding branched-chain amino acid ABC transporter permease, producing MFELLGVPPQALFGQVLLGLINGSFYAILSLGLAVIFGLLNIINFTHGAQYMMGAFVAWMCLNYLGVNYWAALIVAPIVVGATGVAIERLLLKRIAHLDHLYGLLLTFGLALIIQGLFRNQYGASGLPYAIPPQLSGGHNLGFMFLPNYRAWVIAASLIVCLGTWFLVEKTKLGAYLRAATENPTLTQAFGINVPLLVTLTYGFGVALAAFAGVLAAPIYAVNPNMGGDLIIVVFAVVVIGGMGSIMGAIVTGFSLGLIEGLTKVFYPEGAATVIFVIMVLVLLVKPAGLFGRAA from the coding sequence ATGTTCGAGCTTCTCGGAGTCCCGCCGCAGGCGCTGTTCGGCCAGGTCTTGCTCGGCCTGATCAACGGCTCGTTCTACGCCATCCTCAGCCTCGGGCTCGCGGTGATCTTCGGGCTTTTGAACATCATCAACTTCACCCATGGCGCGCAATACATGATGGGCGCCTTCGTCGCCTGGATGTGCCTGAACTATCTCGGCGTCAACTACTGGGCGGCGCTCATCGTCGCGCCGATCGTCGTCGGCGCGACCGGCGTCGCGATCGAGCGGCTCCTGCTCAAGCGCATCGCCCATCTCGACCATCTCTACGGGCTCCTGCTCACCTTCGGCCTGGCGCTGATCATCCAGGGCCTGTTCCGCAACCAGTACGGCGCCTCCGGCCTGCCCTATGCCATCCCGCCGCAGCTTTCCGGCGGCCACAATCTCGGCTTCATGTTCCTGCCGAACTATCGCGCCTGGGTGATCGCCGCCTCGCTGATCGTCTGCCTCGGCACCTGGTTCCTGGTCGAGAAGACCAAGCTCGGCGCCTACTTACGCGCCGCGACCGAGAACCCGACCCTGACCCAGGCCTTCGGCATCAACGTGCCGCTCCTGGTGACGCTGACCTACGGCTTCGGGGTGGCGCTCGCCGCCTTCGCCGGGGTGCTCGCCGCGCCGATCTACGCGGTCAACCCGAACATGGGCGGCGACCTGATCATCGTCGTCTTCGCGGTGGTGGTGATCGGCGGCATGGGCTCGATCATGGGCGCGATCGTCACCGGCTTCTCGCTCGGGCTGATCGAGGGCCTGACCAAGGTGTTCTACCCGGAAGGGGCCGCGACGGTGATCTTCGTCATCATGGTGCTGGTGCTCCTGGTGAAGCCCGCGGGCCTCTTCGGCCGCGCCGCCTGA
- a CDS encoding MDR family MFS transporter, translated as MDKRLDTQHEAAPLTAADIRSILVGVMLAMFLAALDQTIVATALPTIGRDLDDVTHLSWIVTIYLLASTAVTPLYGKLADIHGRRVTLLSGIIVFVIGSIACALAPSLWLLVVARFVQGLGGGGLIALAQTVVGDMVAPKERGRYQVYFASVFMSSSLLGPVLGGAVAERLHWSVIFWINLPLGFCAYWLSSGALKRLPRYERPHKLDVLGAMLMTLATMSLLLALSWGGTAYPWRSWPIAVLVGAALVLWGLFAWRLRRAAEPLIPLDILANSVVRHSTMAAGFGVGTFIGLTIYLPLYFETVMGLSATQSGLCLLPLTCGTVVGASTSGRAMTRLTHYKRVPLAGLAVACAGTGVLAAFAGGLSLVPFCVLLATVSIGLGTLFPVATVSTQNAVQAHQLGTATAVANFFRQTSGALIVAVFGAIVLGGVGAAGAHLSHEALKLGTVDHETMVTLFRYVFGAASLGFALAFLSLARMEELPLRGRAA; from the coding sequence ATGGATAAGCGGCTCGATACACAGCATGAGGCCGCCCCGCTGACGGCCGCGGATATCCGCTCGATCCTGGTTGGCGTCATGCTGGCGATGTTCCTGGCCGCGCTCGACCAGACGATCGTCGCGACCGCGCTGCCGACGATCGGGCGCGATCTCGACGACGTCACGCATCTGTCCTGGATCGTCACGATCTACCTGCTCGCCTCGACCGCGGTCACGCCGCTCTACGGCAAGCTCGCCGACATCCATGGCCGGCGGGTGACGCTCCTGTCCGGCATCATCGTCTTCGTGATCGGCTCGATCGCCTGCGCGCTGGCGCCGTCGCTGTGGCTGCTCGTCGTCGCGCGCTTCGTGCAGGGGCTGGGCGGCGGCGGGCTGATCGCGCTGGCGCAGACCGTCGTCGGCGACATGGTGGCGCCCAAGGAGCGCGGGCGCTACCAAGTCTATTTCGCCAGCGTCTTCATGTCCTCCTCGCTGCTCGGCCCGGTGCTCGGCGGCGCCGTCGCGGAGCGGCTGCACTGGTCGGTGATCTTCTGGATCAACCTGCCGCTCGGGTTTTGCGCATACTGGCTGTCGAGCGGGGCGCTGAAGCGGCTGCCGCGCTACGAGCGCCCCCACAAGCTCGACGTGCTCGGCGCTATGCTGATGACGCTGGCGACGATGTCGCTCCTGCTCGCCCTGTCCTGGGGCGGCACCGCCTATCCCTGGCGCTCCTGGCCGATCGCCGTGCTGGTCGGCGCCGCCCTCGTGCTCTGGGGCCTGTTCGCCTGGCGCCTGCGCCGGGCGGCCGAGCCGCTGATCCCGCTCGATATCCTCGCCAACAGCGTCGTGCGGCACAGCACGATGGCGGCCGGCTTCGGGGTCGGCACCTTCATTGGCCTCACCATCTATCTGCCGCTTTATTTCGAGACGGTGATGGGCCTCAGCGCCACGCAGTCCGGCCTCTGCCTCCTGCCGCTGACCTGCGGCACGGTCGTCGGCGCGAGCACGTCCGGCCGGGCGATGACGCGCCTGACCCATTACAAGCGCGTGCCGCTGGCCGGGCTTGCCGTCGCCTGCGCCGGGACAGGCGTGCTCGCCGCCTTCGCCGGCGGGCTTTCGCTCGTGCCGTTCTGCGTCCTCCTGGCGACCGTCAGCATCGGGCTGGGCACGCTCTTTCCGGTCGCGACGGTGTCGACCCAGAATGCGGTGCAGGCCCATCAGCTCGGCACGGCGACGGCGGTGGCCAATTTCTTCCGCCAGACCAGCGGGGCGCTGATCGTCGCGGTGTTCGGCGCGATCGTGCTCGGCGGCGTCGGCGCGGCCGGCGCGCATCTCTCCCACGAGGCGCTGAAGCTCGGCACCGTCGACCACGAGACCATGGTGACGCTGTTCCGCTATGTCTTCGGCGCCGCGAGCCTCGGCTTCGCGCTCGCCTTCCTGTCGCTCGCCCGGATGGAGGAGTTGCCGCTGCGTGGCCGCGCGGCATAG
- a CDS encoding isochorismatase family protein — protein sequence MPLLTMNNAMLVVIDIQEKLLPAIHDGETMLLNAGRLAEAARLLDVPMVRTEQYPRGLGATVPALAEAGPAIAKMSFDACAEPAFLEAVAGDRELVVCGCEAHVCVGQTVMTLLEHRRRVVVVADAIGSRAPRSLETALSRMARHGAEIVTTEMVLFEWLRSAEHPQFKPISKLIR from the coding sequence ATGCCGCTGCTCACCATGAACAACGCGATGCTGGTGGTCATCGACATCCAGGAGAAGCTCTTGCCGGCGATCCATGACGGCGAGACGATGCTGCTGAATGCCGGCCGCCTCGCCGAGGCGGCGCGCCTCCTCGACGTTCCCATGGTCAGGACCGAGCAGTATCCGCGCGGCCTCGGCGCGACGGTCCCCGCTCTGGCCGAAGCGGGGCCGGCGATCGCGAAGATGAGCTTCGACGCCTGTGCCGAGCCCGCCTTCCTCGAAGCCGTGGCGGGGGATCGCGAACTGGTGGTCTGCGGCTGCGAGGCGCATGTCTGCGTCGGCCAGACGGTCATGACCCTGCTCGAGCATCGCCGCCGCGTCGTCGTGGTGGCGGACGCGATCGGCTCGCGCGCGCCGCGATCGCTCGAGACCGCGCTCTCCCGCATGGCGCGCCACGGCGCCGAGATCGTCACCACCGAGATGGTGCTGTTCGAATGGCTGCGCAGCGCCGAGCATCCGCAGTTCAAGCCGATCTCGAAGCTGATCCGCTGA
- a CDS encoding DUF1269 domain-containing protein — protein sequence MSDLVVIVYPTEARAEEMRQKLIGLQKDYLLEIGDAAIAVMHEGGKVKLNQLMNTTALGAVSGSFWGLLIGAIFLMPVFGAALGAASGALGGALTDYGVDDKFMKELSASLQPGNAALFVLVNKMTGDKVLDAIRGTGGTVLKTSLDRSREQKLRDALADAHGATPASDAPQGSGAPSPAG from the coding sequence ATGTCCGATCTCGTCGTCATCGTCTATCCGACCGAGGCCCGCGCCGAGGAGATGCGCCAGAAGCTCATCGGCCTGCAGAAGGACTATCTGCTCGAGATCGGCGACGCCGCCATCGCCGTGATGCACGAGGGCGGCAAGGTGAAGCTCAACCAACTGATGAACACCACGGCGCTCGGCGCCGTCTCCGGCTCTTTCTGGGGCCTGCTGATCGGCGCGATCTTCCTGATGCCGGTCTTCGGCGCGGCGCTGGGCGCGGCGTCGGGCGCGCTCGGCGGGGCGCTGACCGATTACGGCGTCGACGACAAGTTCATGAAGGAGCTTTCCGCCAGCCTCCAGCCCGGCAACGCGGCGCTGTTCGTGCTGGTCAACAAGATGACCGGCGACAAGGTGCTGGACGCGATCCGCGGCACAGGCGGCACCGTGCTCAAGACCTCGCTCGACCGCTCGCGCGAGCAGAAGCTGCGCGACGCGCTGGCCGATGCCCATGGCGCCACGCCGGCCTCCGACGCGCCGCAGGGCAGCGGCGCGCCCTCGCCGGCAGGCTGA
- a CDS encoding branched-chain amino acid ABC transporter permease yields MTDLATSEASGLTLTETDDGAARLHRNIFVAIAALLVVAPFAVYPVFVMKVLCFALFALAFNLLLGYGGLLSFGHAAYFGMASYVSAYTAKNWGLTPELAILSGTAVGALLGLVFGALAIRRQGIYFAMITLALAQMVFFFSLQTPRFTGGEDGIQAVPRGSFLGLISLADDRTLYWLVAAIFMAGLLLIYRIIHSPFGQVCKAIRDNEPRAISLGYRVNRYKLAVFVLSATLAGLAGATKAIVFQLASLTDVYWTMSGEVVLMTLVGGLGTVFGPIVGAAVMVAMQNYLATLGAWVTVVQGIVFVVCVLLFREGIVGVIAKAIRKPL; encoded by the coding sequence ATGACCGATCTCGCCACCTCCGAAGCCTCCGGCCTCACCCTCACCGAGACCGACGACGGCGCGGCGCGCCTGCACCGCAACATCTTCGTCGCCATCGCCGCGCTGCTGGTGGTCGCGCCCTTCGCCGTCTATCCCGTCTTCGTGATGAAGGTCCTTTGCTTCGCGCTGTTCGCGCTCGCCTTCAACCTCCTGCTCGGTTATGGCGGGCTGCTCTCCTTCGGCCACGCCGCCTATTTCGGCATGGCGAGCTATGTCTCGGCCTACACCGCCAAGAACTGGGGCCTGACGCCGGAGCTCGCCATCCTCTCCGGCACCGCGGTCGGCGCGCTTCTCGGCCTCGTCTTCGGTGCGCTCGCGATCCGCCGCCAGGGCATCTACTTCGCCATGATCACGCTGGCGCTGGCGCAGATGGTGTTCTTCTTCTCGCTGCAGACGCCGCGCTTCACCGGCGGCGAGGACGGCATCCAGGCGGTGCCGCGCGGCAGCTTCCTCGGCCTGATCAGCCTCGCCGACGACCGCACCCTCTACTGGCTCGTCGCCGCGATCTTCATGGCCGGGCTTCTCCTGATCTACCGCATCATTCATTCGCCCTTCGGCCAGGTCTGCAAGGCGATCCGCGACAACGAGCCGCGCGCGATCTCGCTCGGCTACCGCGTCAACCGCTACAAGCTCGCCGTCTTCGTGCTCTCGGCCACGCTCGCCGGGCTCGCGGGGGCGACCAAGGCGATCGTCTTCCAGCTCGCCTCGCTCACCGACGTCTACTGGACGATGTCGGGCGAGGTCGTGCTGATGACGCTGGTCGGAGGGCTCGGCACCGTCTTCGGGCCGATCGTCGGCGCCGCCGTCATGGTCGCGATGCAGAACTACCTCGCAACCCTCGGCGCCTGGGTCACCGTCGTCCAGGGCATCGTCTTCGTCGTCTGCGTGCTGCTCTTCCGCGAGGGCATCGTCGGCGTCATCGCGAAGGCGATCCGCAAGCCGCTCTGA